A single Candidatus Desulfofervidus auxilii DNA region contains:
- the plsX gene encoding phosphate acyltransferase PlsX translates to MIIAVDAMGGDYAPEEIVKGAIQAVQEMRMEVILVGKREEITPILKKEANTENFPIRVCHAPQVVDMAESPSEVLRQKKDTSIKIALELVKKGEAHGVFSAGNSGATLALAMFILGRLKGVKRPALAGIIPTPEGYTIMIDVGGVVDCRAYHLVQFAIMGHVFAKYILNVSNPRVGLLNIGEEPLKGNELVKETYTFLEKSPLNFVGNIEGKDILWHKADVVVCDGFVGNVALKLGEGVVESLLTLVRQEVKRSFVSKVGLILAKRLLKRVFKKLDYSEYGGAPLLGINGTVIIGHGRSEAKAIKNGIKMAATFVKKNINAHLEKGLKEHETFMPGRLKEVLS, encoded by the coding sequence ATAATCATAGCTGTAGATGCTATGGGAGGTGACTATGCACCTGAAGAGATTGTTAAAGGAGCAATTCAAGCTGTTCAAGAAATGCGAATGGAAGTAATTTTGGTGGGGAAAAGAGAAGAAATTACACCTATCCTTAAAAAAGAAGCTAATACTGAAAATTTCCCTATTCGAGTTTGCCATGCACCTCAGGTAGTGGACATGGCTGAATCTCCTTCTGAAGTTTTACGTCAAAAAAAAGATACTTCTATTAAAATAGCTTTAGAATTAGTTAAAAAAGGAGAGGCACATGGTGTTTTTAGTGCTGGTAATTCGGGTGCTACTTTAGCTTTAGCTATGTTTATACTTGGCCGTTTAAAAGGAGTAAAAAGACCTGCTCTTGCAGGCATCATTCCTACACCTGAGGGTTACACTATAATGATAGATGTAGGAGGGGTAGTAGATTGTCGTGCTTATCATCTTGTGCAATTTGCTATAATGGGACATGTCTTTGCTAAATATATTTTAAATGTCTCTAACCCTCGTGTGGGATTACTTAATATTGGAGAAGAACCATTAAAGGGAAATGAACTAGTAAAGGAAACATATACTTTTTTAGAAAAAAGTCCTCTTAATTTTGTTGGAAACATAGAAGGAAAAGATATCCTTTGGCACAAAGCTGATGTGGTTGTATGTGATGGGTTTGTAGGTAATGTAGCTTTAAAGTTAGGTGAGGGGGTGGTGGAAAGTTTACTTACTTTAGTAAGACAGGAAGTCAAAAGAAGTTTTGTTTCTAAAGTAGGACTTATTTTAGCAAAAAGGCTACTTAAACGGGTTTTTAAAAAATTAGATTATTCTGAATATGGAGGGGCACCTTTATTAGGAATAAATGGAACAGTAATTATTGGACATGGTCGTTCTGAAGCTAAAGCAATAAAGAATGGTATCAAAATGGCTGCTACTTTTGTTAAGAAAAACATCAATGCTCATTTAGAAAAAGGACTTAAGGAACATGAAACATTTATGCCAGGAAGGT
- the rpmF gene encoding 50S ribosomal protein L32 produces MAVPKRKHSKSRRDKRRTHFKLIPPNLVECPHCHEYKLPHRVCPHCGKYKGEEIIEIKEV; encoded by the coding sequence ATGGCTGTTCCAAAAAGAAAACATTCTAAATCTAGAAGAGATAAAAGAAGAACACATTTTAAATTAATACCTCCAAATTTGGTTGAATGTCCTCATTGTCATGAATATAAATTGCCTCATCGAGTGTGCCCTCATTGTGGTAAGTATAAAGGGGAGGAAATTATAGAAATAAAAGAAGTTTAA
- a CDS encoding DUF177 domain-containing protein: MIIKVEDIPPEGLEVVFERREKWWKEKEEFLSVDLDGPSKAKIRLKVIQEKVHVKGTIEATLRLFCARCLESFSFPLKTTMDFVLVPYSLAPQKEMLRLTKDDMEIEFFDGKEINIDQIVSEQIFLNVPIKPLCKPDCAGLCPYCGKNLNKEKCNCRPVKYTPFYEALKHFIKK, encoded by the coding sequence ATGATAATTAAAGTAGAAGATATTCCTCCAGAAGGGTTAGAAGTAGTGTTTGAGAGAAGAGAAAAATGGTGGAAAGAAAAAGAAGAATTTCTTTCAGTAGATTTGGATGGCCCTTCAAAGGCAAAAATTAGATTAAAAGTAATACAAGAAAAAGTACATGTGAAAGGAACAATTGAAGCTACTTTGAGATTATTTTGTGCACGATGTTTAGAATCTTTTTCTTTTCCTTTAAAAACTACTATGGATTTTGTGCTTGTACCTTATAGCTTGGCACCACAAAAAGAAATGTTGAGATTAACAAAAGATGATATGGAAATTGAATTTTTTGATGGTAAAGAAATAAATATTGATCAGATTGTAAGTGAACAGATATTCCTTAATGTACCTATAAAGCCGTTGTGTAAACCAGATTGTGCTGGATTATGTCCATATTGTGGTAAAAATTTAAATAAAGAAAAATGTAATTGTCGCCCTGTTAAGTATACTCCATTTTATGAAGCCTTAAAACATTTTATTAAAAAATAG
- the holA gene encoding DNA polymerase III subunit delta, which translates to MPVYPKERFSFLLSKIPKGIKEKIFYFYGDSFLCEAAAKEVIARLKKEKTITYECLHEEDIDETILIEKLFNISLFSSEKVIWLKDFFSFSYLNTEILKKTSCYIIITSKEDVSPDFLKKLAIVVDFTVKASKDEQEIWQKQVMFSILEKANKKITSDAQKLLLNRIGFNLFALKNYLEILINYVGEKEFIDETDVKLLVTPIKEEAAFEIGEKLVQGDIETALNFFKNLLEQGFHPLAILAMLTKELKSLIEAKILQKEEKIKFSPSFTYQDFLKITYPEIKQILINFHPYALYHLLKRASRYTFKELCSIQKMLLKTETIFKNNLKAAPYHLEQLIIFWCRIAK; encoded by the coding sequence GTGCCAGTTTATCCTAAAGAAAGATTTTCATTTCTTTTAAGCAAAATTCCAAAAGGAATAAAAGAAAAAATTTTTTATTTTTATGGTGATTCTTTCCTTTGTGAGGCAGCAGCTAAGGAAGTAATTGCTCGTCTTAAAAAAGAGAAAACCATTACTTATGAATGTCTACATGAAGAAGATATAGATGAGACTATTCTTATTGAAAAATTGTTTAATATATCTTTGTTTAGCAGTGAAAAGGTAATATGGCTTAAAGATTTTTTTTCTTTTTCTTATTTAAATACAGAAATTCTTAAAAAAACATCTTGTTATATAATAATTACTTCAAAAGAAGATGTATCTCCTGATTTTTTAAAAAAGCTAGCTATAGTAGTAGATTTTACCGTAAAAGCTTCAAAAGATGAGCAAGAAATATGGCAAAAACAAGTAATGTTTAGTATTCTTGAAAAGGCAAATAAAAAAATTACTTCTGATGCTCAAAAATTACTTTTAAATCGAATAGGTTTTAATCTTTTTGCTTTAAAGAACTATCTTGAAATATTAATAAATTATGTAGGAGAAAAAGAGTTTATAGATGAAACAGATGTAAAGCTTCTTGTAACGCCTATAAAGGAAGAGGCAGCTTTTGAAATTGGCGAAAAACTTGTTCAGGGAGATATTGAAACAGCGCTTAATTTTTTTAAAAATCTTCTTGAACAAGGTTTTCATCCTTTAGCTATTTTAGCTATGTTGACAAAAGAATTGAAATCTCTTATTGAAGCAAAAATTCTTCAAAAAGAAGAAAAAATAAAATTTTCACCTTCCTTTACTTATCAAGATTTTCTTAAAATTACTTATCCAGAAATTAAACAAATTTTAATAAACTTTCATCCTTATGCACTTTATCATCTTCTAAAACGTGCCTCTCGATATACATTTAAAGAGCTTTGTAGTATTCAAAAAATGTTATTAAAAACCGAAACAATTTTTAAAAATAATCTAAAAGCTGCTCCTTATCATTTAGAACAGCTTATAATCTTTTGGTGTAGAATAGCTAAATAA
- a CDS encoding YggT family protein produces MFILANFLKALASVLDVVLTFYMWIIIIRALISWVNPDPYNPIVRFLYAVTEPVLSQIRRYLPVVFGGFDLSPLIAILGVLFLQKFLVSTLYQLALRLV; encoded by the coding sequence ATGTTTATATTAGCTAATTTTTTAAAGGCACTTGCTTCTGTTTTGGATGTAGTCTTAACGTTTTATATGTGGATCATAATTATTCGTGCCTTAATTTCCTGGGTGAACCCAGATCCATACAATCCTATTGTACGTTTTCTTTATGCAGTAACAGAACCAGTACTTTCTCAAATTCGTCGTTATTTACCTGTGGTTTTTGGTGGTTTTGATCTTTCCCCATTAATAGCAATTTTAGGTGTGCTTTTTTTACAAAAATTTCTTGTAAGTACTCTTTATCAATTAGCCTTGAGATTGGTTTAA
- the ispD gene encoding 2-C-methyl-D-erythritol 4-phosphate cytidylyltransferase encodes MVIAIVVAAGEGKRMKEDVPKQFLLLGGRPILWYSLSAFEKNPVINETILVINPLWEKKGQEIAKEFSKIKYIVPGGKFRQESVWAGLKMIKNAEIVLVHDGVRPFISQKLIEAVIKGAYKYGAVVPALPVKETVKWVEGDIVKKTLPRDYIWLIQTPQGFKFDILKTAYLRFRKEIFTDDASLVEKLGINVHVILGEQTNIKITIPQDLKWAEILLNFL; translated from the coding sequence ATGGTTATAGCTATTGTTGTGGCTGCAGGAGAAGGAAAACGTATGAAGGAAGATGTCCCAAAGCAATTTTTGTTATTAGGTGGAAGACCTATTTTATGGTATAGTTTGTCTGCTTTTGAAAAAAATCCTGTTATTAATGAGACTATTTTAGTAATAAATCCATTATGGGAAAAAAAAGGTCAAGAGATTGCAAAGGAATTTTCTAAAATAAAATATATTGTACCTGGTGGGAAGTTTAGGCAAGAATCAGTATGGGCTGGGCTTAAAATGATAAAAAATGCAGAAATTGTATTAGTCCATGATGGTGTAAGACCTTTTATCTCTCAAAAATTAATAGAAGCAGTAATAAAAGGCGCTTATAAATATGGAGCAGTAGTACCGGCTTTACCAGTAAAAGAGACTGTTAAATGGGTAGAAGGAGATATAGTAAAAAAAACATTACCTAGAGATTATATTTGGCTTATACAAACTCCACAAGGCTTTAAGTTTGATATATTAAAAACTGCTTATTTAAGATTTCGAAAAGAAATATTTACTGATGATGCAAGTCTTGTAGAAAAACTTGGTATAAATGTACATGTAATTTTAGGAGAGCAAACAAATATAAAGATAACAATACCTCAAGACTTAAAATGGGCAGAAATATTGCTGAATTTTCTATAG
- the ispF gene encoding 2-C-methyl-D-erythritol 2,4-cyclodiphosphate synthase, whose amino-acid sequence MGRNIAEFSIGFGFDVHRLVEGRPLILGGIKIPFQKGLLGHSDGDVLIHAIIDAILGAMGKGDIGQYFPDTDPSLKGISSLKMLLSIKEKMDKSNVILIHLDATIVAQEPKISPFFSQMKEKIANALDVKKDIINLKAKTTERLGYIGEGKGMAAYAVVIVKKL is encoded by the coding sequence ATGGGCAGAAATATTGCTGAATTTTCTATAGGATTTGGTTTTGATGTTCATCGCTTAGTTGAAGGAAGACCTCTTATTCTTGGCGGAATAAAAATTCCCTTTCAAAAAGGATTGTTAGGACATTCAGATGGAGATGTTTTAATTCATGCTATTATTGATGCTATTTTAGGAGCGATGGGAAAGGGAGATATTGGACAATACTTTCCAGACACAGATCCTAGTTTAAAAGGAATTTCTAGTTTAAAAATGCTTTTATCTATTAAAGAAAAAATGGATAAATCCAATGTTATCTTAATTCATTTAGATGCAACTATTGTAGCACAAGAGCCAAAAATTTCTCCTTTTTTTTCACAAATGAAAGAGAAAATTGCAAATGCTTTAGATGTAAAAAAAGACATAATAAATCTCAAGGCAAAAACCACAGAAAGACTGGGCTATATTGGAGAAGGAAAAGGAATGGCTGCATATGCAGTAGTTATAGTAAAAAAATTATAA
- a CDS encoding tetratricopeptide repeat protein, protein MEWIYGGIFSFIIGLGVGLFIGRRFSSHPFQEAKESKVAFLTGFRYLLSNEPDRAIEAFMKAVSLDTDTVETYFALASLFRDKGEIERAIRIHQSIITRPHLEPEIRLQALYDLALDYKKAGLFDRAINTFKEVIRKDPAKKEAYLELANLYQSLKDWQAAYEIIERLSKFTKEDYSLMLAHFLVEIGKKHQKEGNKKEAESFYKKAIKTNKKCTDAYLHLGDLYFEEKNFKKAFDIWENVIELTPEYSFLVYSRLEKHFSEIKDEKAFNKFIKIIEEKKERDIFSSIFIGKFCLIKKDLEKAKFYFNEVLEEEPSQPSASQFMAQILLEEGKTQEAIELLKKIPETLPKQIYQCSHCGYESIKLYWHCPKCGEWDTIKPKTKL, encoded by the coding sequence ATGGAATGGATTTATGGTGGTATTTTTTCTTTTATTATAGGTCTTGGTGTTGGTCTTTTTATTGGCCGACGTTTTTCTTCACATCCCTTTCAAGAAGCAAAAGAAAGTAAAGTTGCCTTTTTAACTGGTTTTCGCTATCTTCTTTCAAATGAACCTGATAGAGCAATTGAAGCTTTTATGAAAGCTGTTAGTTTAGACACTGATACAGTAGAAACATATTTTGCTCTTGCAAGCCTTTTTAGAGATAAAGGAGAAATTGAAAGAGCCATTCGTATTCACCAAAGTATTATTACTAGACCTCATCTTGAACCAGAAATCCGTCTTCAGGCCCTTTATGACTTAGCATTAGATTATAAAAAAGCAGGTCTTTTTGATCGAGCAATTAATACTTTTAAGGAAGTTATTCGCAAAGATCCTGCTAAAAAAGAAGCCTATTTAGAATTAGCCAATCTTTATCAAAGTCTTAAAGATTGGCAAGCAGCTTATGAAATTATTGAACGATTAAGTAAATTTACAAAAGAAGATTATAGTCTCATGCTTGCTCATTTTTTGGTAGAAATTGGGAAAAAACATCAGAAAGAAGGAAATAAGAAAGAGGCAGAATCCTTTTACAAAAAAGCTATAAAAACTAATAAAAAATGCACTGATGCATATCTTCATTTGGGTGATCTTTATTTTGAAGAAAAAAATTTTAAAAAGGCATTCGATATTTGGGAAAATGTTATAGAACTTACACCAGAATATAGTTTTTTAGTATATTCTCGTTTAGAAAAACATTTTTCTGAAATAAAGGATGAAAAAGCGTTTAATAAATTTATTAAAATAATAGAAGAAAAAAAGGAACGTGATATATTTTCTTCTATTTTTATAGGAAAATTTTGTCTCATAAAAAAAGATTTAGAAAAAGCTAAATTTTATTTTAATGAGGTATTAGAAGAAGAACCTTCACAACCAAGTGCGAGCCAATTTATGGCTCAAATTCTTTTAGAAGAAGGGAAAACACAAGAAGCCATTGAATTGCTTAAAAAAATCCCAGAAACTTTACCAAAACAGATATATCAATGTTCACATTGTGGTTATGAATCAATTAAACTTTATTGGCATTGTCCTAAATGTGGAGAATGGGATACAATAAAACCTAAAACAAAATTATAA
- a CDS encoding lipopolysaccharide assembly protein LapA domain-containing protein produces MQWIKAIFWVAVLGVIGIFIIENLNFFDQMANLKFLTYNFSLKLYLLLFFSFFFGMLFGLAYTFKAWFKKRNELKKKNEEIRKLKEELDSLRNLPLTEEKPQGI; encoded by the coding sequence ATGCAATGGATTAAAGCAATTTTTTGGGTAGCAGTATTGGGAGTGATTGGTATTTTCATTATTGAGAACCTAAATTTTTTTGATCAAATGGCTAATTTAAAATTTTTGACCTATAATTTTTCTTTAAAACTTTATCTTTTATTATTTTTTTCTTTCTTCTTTGGAATGCTCTTTGGTCTTGCCTATACTTTTAAAGCTTGGTTTAAAAAGAGAAATGAATTAAAGAAGAAAAATGAAGAAATAAGAAAGCTAAAAGAGGAACTTGACTCCCTTCGTAATCTTCCTTTAACAGAAGAAAAGCCTCAAGGCATTTAA
- a CDS encoding HIT domain-containing protein has translation MNILWAPWRIKYILGKKEKNCIFCIHNREGTDEENLILYRGKLTTVIMNKYPYNNGHLLVAPIRHVPELDDLTIEELADLMIKIRASVDFLRKEMQPDGFNVGLNIGKVAGAGVAAHLHFHIVPRWNGDTSFMTTLGETRVIPESLKETYKRLKPYFDKLREEE, from the coding sequence ATGAATATTTTATGGGCACCTTGGCGCATAAAATATATTCTTGGGAAGAAAGAAAAAAATTGTATTTTTTGTATTCATAATCGAGAAGGAACTGATGAGGAAAATTTAATTTTATATAGAGGAAAACTAACAACAGTAATAATGAATAAATATCCTTATAATAATGGTCATCTTCTTGTAGCCCCAATAAGACATGTACCTGAATTAGATGATTTAACTATTGAAGAATTAGCTGATTTAATGATTAAGATTCGAGCCTCTGTTGATTTTCTTCGTAAAGAAATGCAGCCAGATGGATTTAATGTAGGATTAAATATAGGCAAAGTAGCTGGAGCTGGAGTAGCTGCTCACTTACATTTTCATATTGTACCTCGTTGGAATGGGGATACAAGTTTTATGACAACATTAGGAGAAACAAGGGTTATTCCTGAAAGTCTTAAGGAAACATATAAACGACTTAAGCCTTATTTTGATAAATTAAGGGAGGAAGAATAA
- a CDS encoding UPF0280 family protein: protein MNRFYRQWCHNKHLTSFSVVVKETDLWIKAQKVLDKEAKEAVFKYRAQLEKYIKFHPEFKDAFLPLPFDPFAPKIVRQMLLAAKKAGVGPMAAVAGAIAQAVGEELLKYSKEVIVENGGDIYLKIRTPVQIGIFAGSSLLSGKIALKLKPTEKAIAVCTSSGKIGHSFSSGQADAVTVIAEDAALADAAATAIGNLIRKKQDITKAAQWAKNIEGVKGLIIILDKHLAIWGDIDLITI from the coding sequence ATGAATCGTTTCTATCGCCAATGGTGCCATAATAAGCATTTAACTAGTTTTTCTGTTGTAGTAAAAGAAACTGATTTATGGATTAAAGCACAGAAAGTTCTTGATAAAGAAGCTAAAGAAGCTGTTTTTAAGTATAGAGCACAATTAGAAAAATATATTAAATTTCATCCTGAATTTAAAGATGCCTTCTTGCCCTTGCCTTTTGACCCATTTGCACCTAAAATAGTGCGCCAGATGCTTTTAGCTGCAAAAAAAGCAGGAGTAGGGCCAATGGCAGCGGTAGCAGGTGCTATTGCTCAAGCAGTAGGAGAAGAATTGTTAAAGTATTCCAAAGAGGTAATTGTAGAAAATGGTGGTGATATTTATCTTAAAATAAGAACGCCTGTCCAAATAGGTATATTTGCGGGTTCTTCACTTTTAAGTGGAAAAATAGCTTTAAAATTAAAGCCTACAGAAAAAGCTATAGCAGTATGTACTTCCTCTGGCAAAATTGGCCATTCTTTCAGTAGTGGACAAGCAGATGCAGTAACTGTTATCGCTGAAGATGCTGCTTTAGCAGATGCAGCTGCTACTGCTATAGGTAATCTTATAAGGAAAAAACAAGATATTACTAAAGCAGCACAATGGGCAAAAAATATTGAAGGTGTAAAAGGTTTAATCATTATTTTAGACAAACATTTAGCTATTTGGGGAGATATTGATTTAATAACTATTTGA